Below is a window of Mucilaginibacter ginkgonis DNA.
GATGGTGGCAATGCCGCGGATTCTTTAGTGGCTTACATTCGCAAAGGAAATGATCCCAAAGATAACCTGGTCGTAGTATTAAACATGACACCTGTTGTACGTGAGAACTATAATATTGGTGTGCCGGCTCCGGGAACCTGGAAAGAGATCTTTAACACCGACAAAAAAGACTTTTGGGGAACGGGAGTACAAAACACGACTGTCGAATCAAAGGAAGAGTTTTGGCATGGTAAGGACAACTGCATAAACATCACCGTTGCGCCGCTGGCAGCCATGGTATTTAAACGAGAGGGATGATCAACAAAAGATATTTTTACCTGTACCTGCTTTTCGGGATTGTGGCATTGGCATTAATCGTTATCAATTTAATAATGTTTTACCCGGTGGTCAAAACATCATCCCTGATCATTGAAGCTTTAATGGCTGCCCTTTTCTTCTACCTGGCTTATAAAACTTACCACGAAAAGAAGGATAAAGAATTGATGTAGCGGAATATCCTCAACGCTCTGTTCAGTTGGTTTCCGGTTCGGCAGCATCTTGTCACACTGTCAAATCAATGGCGCAGAGGTGTTTCAAGGACGGTTTTGGCCACAGTACTGACAAAGTAGTGCTTGTAGGTAAACGCCGTAACGGGATTGCTAATCAGCTAAGAGCATAACAACGTCACATACCTAAAAGTATGGAACAGCTGTTTCACCTGTTTCAAGTGAAACAGTGAAACACTAATGGATAGATGGTGCGCTGGAAACCCGGCTTACTTCTTCTTCATGACCAGCTTGATAGCGACAGAGTCGCCCACTACCCTGCCGTATTTATTTGATACCTTGCACGAATTCATAAAGTGAATACCACCGTAAAAGCGGGCCATTACATTTTCGTTCGCCGCGTCACGGAAAGATTTATACGAGCGGCTTTTAATCCCAAACTCCTGTTCTGATGTGTCTTTGTAAGCAATATTATCGCCTAAGGCGCTGGTTAATGCCTCGGCAGCGGCAGCAGAAATGGTGCAGTGCCCGCAAGTGTATTCCGGGAAAGGCGGAGTCTGCAAATGCGGGCGCCAGTCGGCGTCGATATATTTATCGATAACGGTTTCGGGCCGTGCCGTTTTGTAGATGTATTTTGCCGCCCATGATTCTATAAAGCCGTCGAATAACGCGATTGCCGTCTTGGCATATGCCGCGACAGTGGTATTAAAATCAGCCTTTACATTTTTAGCACCAATACCTACAATACTTAACCAATGCCCCGGCGGCGAAAATTTTTTGGTGATAAACATCACATGTCCGGATACATTCAGTTTCTGCGGATTATCGTCCCAAAAATCAGCAATGTGCGTTTGCTCGGCATTCAAACTATCAACAGCATTCTTACTACGCATCACATCCAGAAAGTATGGGCTGCTTTTGTTAGTAACATCAAACTTTGGAGGCGGCGGCACGCTGTACTCCTTTGCATCGTGCATTACCATAGTGCGTATTTCGCCCCAATGCGGTTCAACCGCTTCCGCATACATGGGAGGTGTTGGCACCCATCGTCCTAACGAGTCATTAATAGAAAACTTAGATGCACTGCGCGTTTTAAGGTAATTGTCGCCTTTGCTCCAGGCTAAAATGCTTTTCGCTACTGCCTTCGCGTAAATCTCAGAGCCGCTGATCATCTGGTCAGGCATGTGGTGAGTGGCAGCCAGAGTGTGCAGGCTGTCGGTGTAGTATTTCAAACTTCCTTCGGGAAAAGTTACGGCCTCGCCTACTTCGCAAAACGCCAGCAAAGCAGCGTAAGCATAATCTATCTGCTGATCTTTCTCGGGTTTAGGCACCGCCTTTAATCCATTAAGCTGATTAGCCAGTGATTGGTAATGTTTGGGATCGCCTGCGGCGATTACTTCGTATCCGGCTATAGTAGCGTAAGCGTAATTCCTTGAAGCAACCACCGGCGTAAAGTTATTGCCCATGACAACACTGTTTAACTCATGCACGGTGCGGCTGTACAATGCAGGGTCATGAAATATTTTGACGTAGTCGGGTCTGGAACATGATGATAAGGCAAGAACAGTAATGCCTGCAATCATCAGCGATAAGCTGGATGAGCTAAGTCTCTTTATCATTTCGAAACTGTGTAAGTTTTTTTAGCAAGGCCCACACCCGTTATGGTCAGCGACGTCCAGTTCGGCGGCAGGCTGGTTTTGATTTGCGTGATGCCTTGTGGTGTAATGTCCAAACCGCCAAAACCCATCAGCACACTTTGTACAATACCGCCCGCACCGGTAGCAAAGTATGGATTAGTGCCGCC
It encodes the following:
- a CDS encoding vanadium-dependent haloperoxidase; translated protein: MIKRLSSSSLSLMIAGITVLALSSCSRPDYVKIFHDPALYSRTVHELNSVVMGNNFTPVVASRNYAYATIAGYEVIAAGDPKHYQSLANQLNGLKAVPKPEKDQQIDYAYAALLAFCEVGEAVTFPEGSLKYYTDSLHTLAATHHMPDQMISGSEIYAKAVAKSILAWSKGDNYLKTRSASKFSINDSLGRWVPTPPMYAEAVEPHWGEIRTMVMHDAKEYSVPPPPKFDVTNKSSPYFLDVMRSKNAVDSLNAEQTHIADFWDDNPQKLNVSGHVMFITKKFSPPGHWLSIVGIGAKNVKADFNTTVAAYAKTAIALFDGFIESWAAKYIYKTARPETVIDKYIDADWRPHLQTPPFPEYTCGHCTISAAAAEALTSALGDNIAYKDTSEQEFGIKSRSYKSFRDAANENVMARFYGGIHFMNSCKVSNKYGRVVGDSVAIKLVMKKK